Proteins from one Mus pahari chromosome 10, PAHARI_EIJ_v1.1, whole genome shotgun sequence genomic window:
- the Iqcf6 gene encoding IQ domain-containing protein F6 isoform X2 — MDIKTLEKTAIKIQSWWRGNMVRRTLLDAALGAWAIQCWWRSMQTKIVEQKRRLALKLYTCQEWAVVKVQANVRMWQARRRFLQARQAARTIQTHWRWHASQSQGMIHSRYAVKASRLELDIEILMT; from the coding sequence TTAGAGAAGACAGCCATAAAGATACAGTCATGGTGGCGTGGCAACATGGTCCGCCGAACGCTACTGGATGCAGCACTTGGAGCGTGGGCCATCCAGTGCTGGTGGAGGTCCATGCAAACCAAGATAGTGGAGCAAAAACGGCGCTTGGCACTAAAACTCTACACCTGCCAGGAATGGGCAGTGGTGAAGGTGCAGGCAAACGTCCGCATGTGGCAGGCCCGCAGACGATTCCTCCAGGCGCGACAAGCGGCCCGCACTATCCAGACTCACTGGCGCTGGCATGCCAGCCAAAGCCAAGGTATGATCCACAGCCGCTATGCGGTCAAAGCCAGCCGGCTGGAGCTTGACATCGAAATCCTTATGACCTAG